The following are encoded together in the Pedobacter sp. D749 genome:
- a CDS encoding LytTR family DNA-binding domain-containing protein — protein MIKCLAIDDEPLALQLLADNISRIPFLGLVASCDDAFAANKMMQEQSIDLIFIDIQMPGITGLQFIQSLVKKPMVIIVTAYKQYALDGFALDVVDYLMKPVSLDRFMKACNKARDLYELKQSAEHNNLPKQDYMFVNVGYSLMKISFNEITYVEGLKDYIQIHTSASPKAAVVRMSMKSIEEQLPAYFERIHKSFIVNINKITSIRKNALFIDDKELPVSDSYKEVIEKLLK, from the coding sequence ATGATAAAATGTTTAGCCATTGATGATGAGCCTTTAGCCCTGCAATTACTGGCTGACAACATCAGCCGTATTCCTTTTTTGGGGCTGGTAGCTAGTTGTGATGACGCTTTTGCTGCCAATAAAATGATGCAGGAACAATCGATAGACCTTATTTTTATCGATATCCAGATGCCGGGTATTACCGGCTTACAATTTATCCAGAGCTTGGTTAAAAAGCCCATGGTGATTATTGTTACTGCCTATAAACAATATGCTTTGGATGGCTTTGCACTCGATGTGGTGGATTATTTAATGAAACCGGTATCGCTTGATCGTTTTATGAAAGCCTGCAATAAAGCTAGAGACCTGTACGAACTCAAACAATCGGCAGAACATAACAACTTACCCAAACAGGATTATATGTTTGTAAATGTGGGCTACAGTTTAATGAAGATTAGTTTTAATGAGATTACTTACGTAGAAGGACTTAAAGATTATATCCAGATCCATACCTCTGCAAGTCCAAAAGCCGCGGTAGTGCGTATGAGTATGAAAAGTATAGAAGAACAACTGCCTGCTTATTTCGAAAGGATCCACAAATCATTTATCGTAAATATCAATAAAATTACATCCATTAGAAAAAACGCTTTATTTATTGATGATAAGGAATTACCAGTAAGCGATAGTTATAAAGAGGTAATTGAAAAGTTATTAAAATAA
- a CDS encoding DUF2683 family protein: protein MTIIAHPKNKKQEAAIEAVLKALDVYFQKEEESPYNPEFVAKVKARAASAEKGNVTRIKGPNNIWESIL, encoded by the coding sequence ATGACTATAATCGCACATCCTAAAAATAAAAAACAAGAGGCTGCAATTGAAGCTGTTTTAAAAGCTTTAGATGTTTATTTTCAAAAAGAAGAAGAAAGTCCTTACAATCCAGAATTTGTGGCGAAAGTTAAAGCAAGAGCTGCTAGTGCAGAAAAAGGCAATGTAACGAGAATTAAAGGCCCTAATAATATATGGGAAAGTATTTTATAG
- a CDS encoding ABC transporter ATP-binding protein — MEQKILDIHDLKREFVMGDQTVRALKGITFDIKAGEFVTIMGSSGSGKTTLLNILGCLDKPTEGSYLLDGVDVKSLNRDELAGLRNTKIGFVFQAYNLLPRTSALENVELPLFYNKTITAEERRARAIKSLESVKLAERFDHTPSQLSGGQQQRVAIARALVNHPVMILADEATGNLDTRTSYEIMALMQELNAEGKTIVFVTHEPDIAAFSTRTIMLRDGKIQKDSINQNQRSAREALANLPESDDY, encoded by the coding sequence ATGGAACAGAAGATATTAGATATACACGATTTAAAACGGGAGTTTGTAATGGGTGATCAAACCGTTAGGGCTTTGAAAGGCATCACTTTTGATATCAAGGCCGGCGAATTTGTAACCATTATGGGCAGTAGTGGCTCGGGTAAAACAACACTTTTAAATATTCTGGGTTGTTTAGACAAACCCACTGAAGGCAGTTATCTGCTTGATGGTGTTGATGTAAAAAGCTTAAACCGTGACGAACTGGCTGGTTTGCGTAATACTAAAATCGGCTTTGTTTTCCAGGCCTATAACCTGTTGCCAAGAACATCGGCACTGGAGAATGTTGAGTTGCCTCTATTTTACAACAAAACCATCACAGCTGAAGAACGAAGAGCAAGAGCCATTAAATCACTCGAATCGGTAAAACTTGCCGAGCGTTTTGATCATACCCCAAGTCAGCTTTCTGGCGGTCAGCAGCAGCGTGTAGCCATTGCCAGGGCTTTAGTTAATCACCCGGTGATGATTTTGGCCGATGAAGCTACAGGAAACCTGGATACGCGTACCTCTTATGAGATTATGGCCCTGATGCAGGAGTTGAATGCAGAAGGGAAAACGATCGTTTTTGTAACACACGAGCCTGATATCGCTGCTTTTAGTACCAGGACCATTATGCTTCGCGACGGAAAAATCCAAAAGGACAGCATTAACCAAAATCAACGTTCGGCCAGAGAGGCACTTGCCAATTTACCAGAATCGGATGATTACTAA
- a CDS encoding efflux RND transporter periplasmic adaptor subunit: MKKKTIFIITGIAVALFAVWYFALRKKEQVVVLETEKPKMGYISENVTATGKVQPVDTVAVGTQVSGTIKTLYADFNSKVKKGQLLAELDKTLFEATVNQYQANLVSAQSALVYQQGNFSRQSNLYKVGAVSKADYDNALYTYNASKASVNSIKAQLASAQKNLSLASIYSPIDGTVLSRSVSEGTTVAASFSTPTIFSIAKDLTKMQVEASVDEADVGDISKGERATFTVDAFLNDTFKGTIQEIRLSPSISSNVVTYKTIINTSNDANKLKPGMTANITIFTKEVNNALLIPTKAIKFAPDSTLAGKYQMTWVNPERKPAGADEAYVWVQKSPKELVQKKIKTGINDNTHVEVLSGLAAADVVITGSQRMGKSQTAAQSQSSPFMPKRPGGNRRK; the protein is encoded by the coding sequence ATGAAAAAGAAAACAATATTTATTATCACAGGTATCGCAGTTGCATTATTTGCTGTTTGGTACTTCGCGCTGCGCAAAAAAGAACAGGTGGTTGTTCTCGAAACCGAAAAACCTAAAATGGGTTATATTTCAGAAAATGTTACAGCCACAGGAAAGGTGCAACCGGTAGATACAGTAGCTGTAGGTACTCAGGTTTCGGGAACCATTAAAACGCTTTATGCCGATTTTAATTCGAAGGTTAAAAAAGGACAGTTATTGGCCGAATTGGATAAAACCCTGTTCGAAGCTACTGTAAATCAATATCAGGCCAACCTGGTAAGTGCTCAAAGTGCATTGGTTTATCAGCAGGGTAATTTCAGCCGGCAAAGCAACCTGTATAAGGTTGGTGCGGTGAGCAAAGCAGATTATGATAATGCACTATATACCTATAATGCTTCAAAAGCATCGGTTAATAGCATTAAGGCTCAACTTGCTTCTGCTCAAAAGAATCTGTCACTGGCCAGCATTTATTCTCCCATTGATGGAACAGTGCTTTCAAGAAGTGTTAGTGAAGGAACAACCGTAGCGGCCAGCTTTAGTACACCAACCATTTTCAGTATTGCTAAAGATCTGACTAAAATGCAGGTAGAAGCCTCTGTAGATGAGGCTGATGTAGGCGATATCTCAAAAGGAGAAAGAGCAACGTTTACTGTTGATGCCTTTTTAAACGATACCTTTAAAGGAACCATACAAGAAATCAGGCTAAGTCCGTCCATTTCCTCTAATGTGGTTACTTATAAAACCATCATCAACACTTCAAATGATGCGAATAAGTTAAAACCCGGTATGACAGCAAATATCACCATCTTCACTAAAGAAGTGAATAATGCGCTGCTTATCCCTACCAAAGCTATAAAATTTGCTCCTGATTCAACTTTAGCGGGTAAATATCAAATGACCTGGGTTAATCCAGAAAGGAAACCTGCCGGAGCAGACGAGGCATATGTTTGGGTACAAAAAAGTCCGAAAGAATTGGTGCAGAAGAAAATTAAAACCGGTATAAACGACAATACACATGTTGAAGTTTTATCAGGATTAGCAGCAGCAGATGTAGTGATTACAGGTTCACAGCGCATGGGTAAAAGTCAGACGGCAGCACAAAGTCAATCTAGTCCTTTTATGCCAAAACGCCCAGGCGGTAACAGAAGGAAATAA
- a CDS encoding type II toxin-antitoxin system YoeB family toxin gives MGKYFIEVERLAKKDLELHYKSGDKASVKRINQIFIELSEHPETGIGNRKDRLIYKIEENIVTVTIISAFGHYGDK, from the coding sequence ATGGGAAAGTATTTTATAGAAGTTGAGAGGCTTGCAAAAAAAGATCTAGAATTACATTACAAATCTGGAGACAAAGCTTCAGTTAAGCGAATAAACCAAATTTTTATAGAACTATCAGAGCATCCTGAAACGGGAATTGGAAACCGGAAAGATAGATTGATCTATAAAATAGAAGAGAACATCGTTACTGTTACCATAATCTCTGCATTTGGTCATTACGGAGATAAATAA
- a CDS encoding DEAD/DEAH box helicase codes for MSLDKLKLSKPLVTAMTDAGFLTPKEIQSRTMSRILGGQDVIAVGPEGSGKTTTYVLATLMKLKYAFEEAPRALILVPDAEHVDHVLEQFKLLNRNSTFRILGIDSRGAVDAQMNEITDGCDIIVAVPDRARALYLKLALNTNKIQLFIVDNAELIVKKGLQLPVVELANSAYKSQHVVFTEVMHEKLNHMISPFMKDSTTTIEVDELGEKQAEVYQQMLYLVPNFRTKLNLLTLLLGDTEIFDKVVVFVNTRLTAQTVYKNFNQHKEGEISIYRSLFFDDKGYDDIEDFKNNPEARVLIVANENLGELNIEGIPFILHLELPEQKETLIQRIVKHGDEDVVAITFSTDIELIEVKKIEQAIGQKLEVMELPEDLKVVDAADKPKKKKGAEEDESSERGAAFHEKKASNLKNYNYSAGTKAKMTYKNKKGLS; via the coding sequence GTGTCTTTAGATAAATTAAAACTTAGCAAACCACTTGTAACGGCCATGACTGATGCAGGATTTTTAACTCCAAAAGAAATCCAGTCCAGAACAATGTCGCGCATTTTAGGTGGACAAGATGTTATAGCGGTGGGACCAGAGGGTTCGGGAAAAACAACAACTTATGTTTTGGCTACTTTAATGAAGTTGAAATACGCCTTTGAGGAAGCGCCGAGGGCTTTAATTTTAGTGCCGGATGCGGAACATGTTGATCATGTTTTGGAACAATTTAAATTATTAAACCGGAACAGTACATTTAGAATTTTAGGAATTGATAGCCGTGGCGCTGTTGATGCTCAAATGAATGAAATAACAGATGGCTGCGATATTATTGTAGCAGTACCAGACCGTGCCCGTGCCTTGTACCTTAAATTGGCACTAAATACAAACAAAATCCAGTTGTTTATAGTGGATAATGCGGAACTTATTGTTAAAAAAGGCCTGCAATTACCAGTTGTAGAATTAGCAAACAGTGCCTATAAATCCCAGCATGTGGTATTTACTGAGGTAATGCACGAAAAATTGAACCACATGATTTCGCCTTTTATGAAAGATTCTACCACAACCATCGAGGTTGATGAATTAGGCGAAAAGCAAGCGGAAGTTTATCAGCAGATGCTTTATCTGGTGCCGAATTTCAGAACAAAGCTAAACCTGTTAACCTTATTATTGGGCGATACTGAAATTTTTGATAAAGTTGTGGTTTTTGTAAATACACGTTTAACGGCACAAACAGTTTATAAAAACTTTAATCAGCATAAAGAAGGTGAGATCAGTATCTATCGCTCGCTGTTTTTTGATGATAAAGGTTACGATGATATTGAAGACTTTAAAAATAACCCAGAGGCGCGGGTTTTAATTGTGGCCAATGAGAATTTAGGCGAACTCAATATTGAAGGGATTCCTTTTATCCTGCACTTAGAATTGCCAGAGCAGAAAGAAACTTTAATTCAGCGCATTGTTAAACATGGCGATGAAGATGTGGTGGCCATTACTTTTTCTACCGATATTGAATTGATTGAGGTGAAAAAAATTGAGCAGGCTATTGGCCAGAAATTGGAGGTAATGGAATTACCTGAAGATTTGAAAGTGGTTGATGCTGCTGATAAACCGAAGAAAAAAAAAGGTGCCGAAGAAGATGAATCTTCTGAGCGCGGTGCTGCATTTCATGAAAAGAAAGCCAGCAATCTAAAAAACTATAATTATAGCGCAGGCACTAAAGCCAAAATGACCTATAAGAATAAAAAGGGATTGTCTTAA
- a CDS encoding ABC transporter permease, with protein sequence MSIINLLKIAFRALKRNKLRAFLTMLGIIIGVAAVIAMMAIGEGSKQSIRSSLSGMGSNMITIMPQSNEPGGVRLQGSSIQTLKLEDITAIQKLQSKNINGLSPVVSTSGQAIKGGYNWPTTITGVSPDYLNIRQLKLQDGILFSENDVKSFAKVCLLGKTVIDNLFPDGSNPIGQIIRFKNIPFQVIGILEPKGQSNFGQDQDDIILAPFTTVQKRITATNYLQSIYASATTEASSAAATTEISDAIRESHRLTAAETDDFQVRTQAELISTISSTSSMLTVLLTAIAGISLFIGGIGIMNIMYVSVTERTREIGLRMSIGARGQDVLMQFLIEAILISITGGIIGVILGVSSAYLISYFLNWPILIAESSIIISFVVCAITGVFFGYYPAKKASNLDPIDALRYE encoded by the coding sequence ATGAGCATTATAAATTTATTAAAGATTGCCTTTAGAGCATTAAAAAGAAATAAGCTACGTGCCTTTTTAACCATGCTCGGCATCATTATCGGTGTGGCCGCGGTAATTGCCATGATGGCCATTGGTGAAGGTTCGAAACAAAGTATCAGGTCTTCATTATCAGGAATGGGTTCGAACATGATTACCATCATGCCCCAAAGCAATGAACCTGGTGGTGTACGTTTGCAGGGAAGCAGCATCCAGACTTTAAAACTGGAAGATATTACAGCGATTCAAAAATTACAATCTAAAAATATAAATGGTTTATCGCCTGTGGTTTCTACCAGCGGACAGGCCATTAAAGGTGGTTATAACTGGCCAACCACCATTACAGGGGTGAGTCCGGATTATCTGAACATCCGCCAATTAAAACTTCAGGATGGTATTCTTTTTTCTGAAAATGATGTAAAAAGCTTTGCCAAGGTTTGCCTGTTGGGTAAAACCGTAATCGATAACCTATTTCCTGACGGAAGCAACCCAATCGGGCAGATCATCAGGTTTAAAAATATTCCTTTTCAGGTAATTGGTATTTTAGAACCTAAAGGACAGAGTAATTTTGGCCAGGATCAGGATGATATTATCCTTGCCCCTTTTACTACTGTACAAAAGAGAATTACGGCAACTAATTACCTACAGAGTATTTATGCTTCTGCCACTACCGAAGCTTCGAGCGCAGCTGCTACAACCGAAATTTCGGATGCTATAAGAGAAAGCCACAGGTTAACTGCGGCAGAAACCGACGATTTTCAGGTTCGTACACAGGCCGAGTTAATTAGCACCATCAGTTCAACCAGCAGCATGCTTACCGTACTTTTAACCGCTATTGCAGGTATTTCACTGTTTATCGGTGGTATCGGGATTATGAATATTATGTATGTTTCGGTTACCGAACGTACCCGCGAAATCGGTCTGCGCATGTCTATCGGTGCTCGTGGACAAGATGTTTTGATGCAATTTTTAATAGAGGCTATATTAATTAGTATCACCGGTGGAATTATCGGGGTAATTTTGGGTGTAAGTTCAGCATACCTCATCTCCTATTTCTTAAACTGGCCAATTTTAATCGCAGAATCTTCAATTATCATTTCCTTTGTTGTATGTGCCATTACTGGTGTTTTCTTCGGCTATTATCCAGCCAAAAAAGCCTCTAATTTAGATCCGATTGATGCATTAAGATACGAGTAG
- a CDS encoding TolC family protein yields the protein MSRYIKYIVVLILLGAGYKSRAQDIPQVWDLKTAIEYAKEKNININTLKLSSQTAEQNLIASKAAVLPNLSGNVSQAITNYKSGLQNTSGFGLSSDMTLYNGSYLKNDIKSKELSLQTANLSVEAAKNDITISITQAYLNILLARENITYLKDLLTTSEAQVKQSEQQFKFGTIAKKDLLQLQATYANDKYTLVTAQNTLQQNILTLKQLLQIPTTTPFEVSTTDTVAVAPALDNLASAQDQALRTRPEIKSGELNIQLQSTELAKAKSTLRPTLSLGGSLNTGYNNNNIGGYGYQLNNSFYQNLGLTLSIPIFDRKVTKTNVAKANIGIEQARLSLLDAKTTLTQNVERAYINVQNANSQYAAAQEQFKYTSEALRISNAALKEGTNNIVENLQQKNLYVQALQAFVQAKYTASLYTKIYNFYTGVPITN from the coding sequence ATGAGCAGATACATTAAATATATTGTCGTACTCATTTTGCTTGGTGCGGGCTACAAAAGCAGAGCTCAGGATATCCCACAGGTTTGGGATCTGAAAACGGCTATCGAGTATGCCAAAGAAAAAAACATCAACATCAATACCTTAAAGCTGAGTTCGCAAACTGCTGAGCAAAATTTAATTGCTTCAAAAGCCGCTGTACTCCCAAATTTATCGGGAAATGTTTCACAAGCCATTACCAATTATAAATCCGGTTTGCAAAATACAAGTGGTTTTGGCTTAAGTTCAGATATGACGCTTTATAATGGAAGTTATTTAAAAAACGATATCAAGTCTAAAGAACTCAGCCTGCAAACCGCAAATCTATCGGTAGAAGCAGCTAAAAACGATATTACCATCTCCATCACCCAGGCCTATCTGAATATTTTATTGGCCAGAGAAAATATCACCTATTTAAAAGATTTGTTGACCACCAGCGAGGCCCAGGTTAAACAATCAGAACAGCAATTTAAATTTGGAACCATAGCCAAAAAAGATTTATTGCAGTTGCAGGCCACTTATGCCAACGATAAATATACGTTGGTTACTGCACAAAATACTTTACAGCAAAATATTTTAACCTTAAAGCAACTGTTGCAAATTCCTACAACTACACCTTTCGAAGTAAGTACAACCGATACCGTTGCCGTTGCTCCAGCATTGGATAATTTAGCCTCGGCACAAGATCAAGCCTTGCGTACCCGTCCGGAAATTAAAAGCGGAGAATTGAATATCCAGCTTCAAAGCACCGAACTGGCCAAAGCAAAATCAACCTTACGCCCAACGCTGAGTTTAGGAGGATCGCTAAATACAGGCTATAACAATAATAATATCGGTGGTTATGGATACCAGTTAAATAATAGTTTTTATCAAAACTTAGGTTTAACACTTTCCATTCCGATTTTTGATAGAAAAGTGACCAAAACAAATGTGGCGAAAGCAAATATCGGCATTGAGCAGGCCCGTTTATCGCTTTTAGATGCCAAAACAACTTTGACTCAAAATGTAGAACGTGCTTACATTAACGTACAAAATGCAAACAGCCAATATGCCGCTGCGCAAGAGCAGTTTAAATATACAAGCGAGGCATTAAGGATTTCTAACGCAGCTTTAAAAGAAGGTACCAATAACATTGTAGAAAACCTGCAACAGAAAAATTTATATGTGCAGGCATTACAGGCCTTTGTTCAGGCAAAATATACAGCAAGTCTTTATACCAAGATCTATAACTTTTATACAGGAGTTCCTATTACTAACTAA
- a CDS encoding nicotinamide mononucleotide adenylyltransferase yields the protein MEREILDTKRKALKINLDPRIYGTFAEIGAGQEVSRNFFNAGAASGTVAKTMSAYDMTFSDAIYGAETNGRYVSQNRLLQMLDHEFGLLNERLSGEKYESRTFFAFADTVTTLNYKRTNEPHGWVGIRFQNEPGGLPNEIFFHVRLLDTDVNMQQRVLGIIGVNLLYAAFYYYQDPKIMVESLADNLTIGSVEIDLISVKGPAFPGVDNILLNLYMIMKDFSAAAIFDADAHPRQAKDLLYKKDIMILRTKYGQKSLPNFNLFNKATDQFKRTNKVEDGNLAVMIEVLLTNVLTDGQETPDDIDLETVAKRAQEMCDTGNIVIVSNFTRHNRLAKYLARCKPKSVGLATNINNLKFVFNSKNFTGENYSGQLLSYVNDMFNTNVRLFAYPFLDKKTNQVITTENMPITPEAKPLFDFLLINGYITDIKDYSEDEVKTV from the coding sequence ATGGAGAGAGAAATTCTGGATACAAAGCGTAAAGCACTAAAAATAAATCTTGACCCACGAATTTACGGCACTTTTGCCGAGATAGGAGCGGGACAGGAAGTTTCACGAAACTTTTTTAATGCTGGCGCAGCATCTGGAACAGTTGCCAAAACCATGTCGGCTTACGATATGACTTTTAGCGATGCCATCTACGGAGCAGAAACGAATGGCCGTTATGTAAGTCAGAACCGGCTTTTACAGATGCTTGATCATGAATTTGGCTTACTCAATGAGCGTTTATCAGGAGAGAAATACGAAAGCCGTACTTTTTTTGCCTTTGCTGATACCGTAACAACGCTAAATTACAAACGCACGAATGAACCACATGGTTGGGTTGGAATCCGTTTCCAAAATGAACCGGGTGGTTTACCAAATGAAATATTTTTTCACGTCCGTTTGTTGGATACTGACGTAAATATGCAACAGCGTGTGCTCGGTATTATTGGTGTAAACTTACTTTACGCAGCTTTTTACTATTATCAGGATCCTAAAATAATGGTAGAATCACTGGCTGATAACTTAACAATCGGATCGGTAGAAATCGATTTAATTTCAGTTAAAGGACCTGCTTTTCCAGGCGTAGATAATATACTGCTTAATCTGTATATGATTATGAAAGATTTTTCTGCCGCTGCAATTTTCGACGCCGACGCACACCCCCGTCAGGCTAAAGATCTTTTGTATAAAAAGGATATCATGATTTTGAGGACTAAATATGGTCAGAAATCATTGCCTAACTTTAATTTATTCAATAAAGCTACCGATCAGTTTAAACGTACCAATAAAGTAGAAGATGGGAACTTAGCGGTAATGATAGAGGTTTTGTTAACCAACGTTTTAACGGATGGACAAGAAACCCCTGATGATATTGACCTGGAAACAGTGGCTAAAAGAGCACAGGAAATGTGCGATACGGGTAATATCGTGATCGTATCTAACTTTACGCGCCACAACCGCTTGGCAAAATATTTGGCAAGGTGCAAGCCTAAAAGTGTTGGATTGGCAACAAACATCAATAACTTAAAATTTGTATTCAATTCTAAAAACTTCACCGGAGAAAACTACTCTGGCCAGTTATTGAGCTACGTAAACGATATGTTTAATACTAATGTGCGGTTATTTGCTTACCCTTTCCTAGATAAAAAGACCAATCAGGTAATTACCACAGAGAATATGCCAATAACACCAGAAGCTAAACCCTTGTTCGATTTTCTTTTGATAAATGGCTATATTACTGATATTAAGGATTATAGTGAGGACGAGGTGAAAACGGTGTAA
- a CDS encoding sensor histidine kinase has product MTINFSKKWIKITLHILVWVVLITLPYIINVNRSRPPHPLSSYEENQFLRLNFISYFYWIAIFYLNNKVLIPSFFYRKKYLWYGLSFVGCLLSAITIHSILFRILLPDFDFNLGRTLWFNTPTFLLTIAASTAFTMISDRINEEKRALQREQENMKTELSFLRSQISPHFIFNVLNNIVALVRLKSNELEPTVMKLSGLMQYMLYETDEEKVSIKTETEYLQAYIDLQKQRFGKKVVIETNIDIEREFDEIEPMLLIPFIENAFKHGVGMIEKPQIFVDLKTENELLTFTVRNKFSEDENEVKDAASGIGLANVSRRLNLLYGKEHQLEIEKKDGWFNVYLTLKLTV; this is encoded by the coding sequence ATGACAATTAATTTCTCCAAAAAGTGGATAAAAATTACCCTCCATATTCTGGTATGGGTGGTTTTGATCACTTTACCTTATATCATTAATGTTAACCGTAGCCGTCCCCCTCACCCACTAAGCAGTTACGAAGAAAACCAGTTCCTTCGCTTAAATTTCATCAGTTATTTTTATTGGATTGCTATATTTTATTTAAATAATAAGGTTTTAATTCCATCATTTTTCTACAGAAAGAAATATTTGTGGTATGGCTTATCGTTTGTTGGCTGTTTACTTTCGGCCATTACCATTCACTCTATATTATTCAGGATTTTACTGCCCGATTTTGATTTTAACCTTGGCCGTACACTTTGGTTTAATACACCAACATTTTTATTGACCATTGCCGCCAGTACCGCTTTTACCATGATTTCTGACCGGATTAATGAAGAGAAAAGAGCTTTGCAGCGCGAACAAGAGAACATGAAAACCGAACTTTCATTTTTACGTTCTCAAATCAGTCCGCACTTTATTTTTAATGTTTTAAACAACATTGTGGCACTGGTAAGGCTTAAAAGTAACGAATTGGAGCCAACGGTGATGAAATTATCCGGTTTGATGCAATATATGCTTTATGAAACCGATGAAGAAAAAGTATCCATCAAAACGGAAACCGAATACCTGCAGGCTTATATAGATCTGCAAAAACAGCGCTTCGGCAAAAAAGTAGTAATAGAAACAAACATTGATATAGAAAGAGAGTTTGATGAAATTGAACCTATGTTACTGATCCCGTTTATTGAAAATGCTTTTAAACATGGCGTTGGCATGATCGAAAAACCGCAGATTTTTGTTGATTTAAAAACAGAAAACGAACTTTTGACATTTACTGTCCGGAATAAATTTAGCGAAGATGAAAATGAGGTAAAAGATGCTGCATCGGGCATTGGCCTTGCGAATGTAAGCAGAAGGCTAAATTTACTTTATGGCAAAGAGCATCAGCTGGAAATAGAGAAAAAAGATGGCTGGTTTAATGTTTACCTCACTTTAAAATTAACAGTATGA
- a CDS encoding LD-carboxypeptidase produces MNRKHFLSSFIAAATVFPAFKTLANTIDNESSSFKIPPYLKPGDNIGITSPAGYITLEQIQPSVLQMQSWGFTIKVGDTIGKRDFTYGGTDDERLADFQQMLDDPNINAIMCARGGYGFVRIIDKLDFSLFKRKPKWIIGFSDITVLHCHLAKNYGIASIHSKMCNSFPDDWSKAEPIQIETILSIKNALIGEQMGYTAPSNMNNRQGKVDGILVGGNLSIIETLADSDSDLDTKDKILFIEETGEYLYRIDRMLWNLKRSGKLKNLKGLIVGGFKIKPDDAGEEFGKTIYDIVLEKVKEYAYPIAFDFPVGHQRNNFALKCGIRHTFIVNETESVLRTV; encoded by the coding sequence ATGAACAGAAAACATTTCCTTTCTTCATTTATAGCAGCTGCAACTGTATTTCCTGCTTTTAAAACCTTGGCAAATACCATAGACAATGAAAGTTCATCGTTTAAAATCCCACCATACTTAAAACCTGGTGATAACATTGGAATAACAAGTCCGGCAGGATACATTACCCTGGAACAGATTCAGCCTTCTGTTTTACAAATGCAAAGTTGGGGTTTTACAATAAAAGTAGGCGATACCATTGGCAAACGCGATTTTACTTATGGCGGTACCGATGATGAAAGGTTAGCGGATTTTCAGCAAATGCTTGATGATCCAAATATAAATGCCATTATGTGTGCCCGTGGTGGTTATGGTTTTGTACGGATAATCGATAAACTCGATTTCTCTTTGTTCAAAAGAAAACCAAAATGGATTATTGGCTTTAGTGATATCACTGTTTTACATTGCCATTTGGCCAAGAATTATGGCATTGCCTCTATCCACTCCAAAATGTGCAATAGTTTTCCCGATGATTGGAGTAAAGCCGAACCCATACAGATTGAAACGATTTTATCCATAAAAAACGCTTTAATTGGTGAGCAAATGGGTTACACCGCTCCTTCTAACATGAATAACCGGCAAGGAAAAGTTGATGGCATTTTAGTAGGCGGAAACCTGAGTATCATCGAAACACTGGCGGACAGCGATTCTGATTTAGATACAAAAGATAAAATCCTTTTTATCGAAGAAACTGGCGAATACCTCTACAGAATTGATAGAATGTTGTGGAACCTAAAACGCAGCGGCAAACTGAAAAACCTAAAGGGATTAATTGTTGGTGGTTTTAAAATCAAACCTGATGATGCAGGCGAAGAATTTGGCAAAACCATTTATGATATTGTGCTCGAAAAGGTAAAAGAATACGCCTACCCTATCGCATTCGATTTTCCGGTTGGTCACCAACGTAATAATTTTGCACTGAAATGTGGTATACGACATACTTTTATCGTAAATGAAACTGAGTCGGTATTACGAACGGTTTAA